From Aspergillus chevalieri M1 DNA, chromosome 4, nearly complete sequence, a single genomic window includes:
- a CDS encoding Sin1 family protein (COG:T;~EggNog:ENOG410PJR9;~InterPro:IPR031567,IPR031313,IPR011993,IPR008828;~PFAM:PF16979,PF16978;~go_component: GO:0031932 - TORC2 complex [Evidence IEA]), which translates to MSLLHNEDFAIWQLRTSYLSTIKDGIGDRLISVNNSVLNTPGFRAAGWSSANPYTQTAAAHIKRTYSPPIPTTTAVSGDYYRFGGNKELADGGLGEEGEDEEGGMVTGKSSAEVTGRRHHGRHGKKPRRRERQQQDQRIAEEDDSSDLSDDSDDDGESSRRTSQPISFSKVPIRTRAGSSPIRSHDRNERPELMVTSPSHPNATSHYRTGSLGTAVSVKNERPRRDTTTSSDLSSDNEMESSALKGQQIRFSSRNRIIEPPEQEHRMSNRDTMTAEDLNEEAENSGAESVGSGLSSDFDATAGSASLLEDVDITGSLGSSSPIALMHKLQNTSGSQTASPRKPKTPAPELQDLPPPRPISQVKPVSLLTQNLLARKRAPSNPVEMFATLAGKGLTDALNIKIYVPFASDPDEPLDMPLARESKISEQPAPVIVAEAIGLALWQYGSEGRQPAIERSKLSVNRWTLRMVEDGEVEYDFPPLGRMSPITDFTSNNNNRAGGARGRSRGKQYDEFALVEASQTDFEENERLYPKFSQVMSAEESNEPAAALAVPPTQQPAQFKAPPARSNPILGQPFSSALNDSTLTPADRPAVPVSHATPRMGVAKTIKVRFINLEASTHVMTLNTTTDSYIAELLDSVCKRWGLDKGNYLLKVMGSNTVAPLDRTVEALGNITELDLVRRRFGAGPLTLTGSPHSSSPNAPLLIDNAGNPKKSKKATQRMLHPLTQKPDLVGGYYRRYHVFRKQSMSFTASNHRTLTFDNDYMHIMPPDTGKTVSDAKTRSISFNDVVGCKVSRRHPKSFRVVVLRGNDATEQKRYDFEARNALEAVEIVDEIKKNMAHYRI; encoded by the exons ATGTCGCTCCTTCATAACGAAGA TTTCGCCATCTGGCAGCTCCGAACCTCGTACCTGTCCACAATCAAAGACGGTATCGGAGACCGTCTAATCAGTGTCAACAATTCCGTCCTCAACACGCCCGGTTTCCGCGCGGCGGGCTGGTCTTCCGCGAACCCCTACACCCAAACGGCCGCCGCCCATATCAAGCGGACGTATTCCCCGCCGATTCCTACGACCACTGCGGTTTCCGGAGACTATTATCGGTTTGGTGGGAATAAAGAATTGGCTGATGGCGGGTTGggagaggaaggggaggatgaggaagggGGTATGGTGACAGGCAAGAGCAGTGCGGAGGTGACTGGCCGGAGACATCATGGGCGACATGGGAAGAAGCCTCGTCGGAGGGAGCGGCAGCAACAAGATCAACGGATCGCTGAGGAGGATGATAGCAGTGACTTGAGTGATGatagtgatgatgatggggaAAGCTCGAGAAG GACTAGCCAACCGATTAGCTTTTCTAAAGTGCCGATACGGACACGAGCCGGTTCCTCTCCGATACGTTCGCACGATCGAAATGAGCGGCCGGAGCTCATGGTCACTTCGCCCTCACATCCGAATGCCACCAGTCACTACCGCACAGGGTCTCTCGGGACAGCTGTTTCCGTGAAGAATGAACGCCCGCGACGAGATACGACTACGAGCAGCGACTTGTCGTCGGACAATGAAATGGAGTCTTCCGCACTGAAGGGACAGCAGATTCGGTTCTCCTCGCGAAACAGGATAATTGAGCCGCCCGAGCAAGAACATAGAATGAGCAATCGAGATACCATGACGGCTGAAGACTTGAATGAGGAAGCTGAGAATTCGGGCGCGGAATCTGTTGGATCCGGGCTTTCGTCCGATTTCGATGCGACAGCAGGTTCTGCTTCATTGCTTGAAGATGTCGATATCACCGGTAGTCTAGGCTCGTCATCTCCGATCGCATTGATGCATAAGTTGCAAAATACATCGGGGTCCCAAACTGCGTCGCCCAGGAAGCCGAAGACACCAGCACCCGAGTTGCAGGATCTCCCGCCGCCACGGCCCATTAGCCAAGTGAAGCCTGTGAGCTTGCTCACACAGAATCTCCTCGCTCGCAAGAGAGCACCGTCCAACCCTGTGGAGATGTTCGCGACGCTCGCCGGCAAGGGTTTGACTGATGCTCTGAATATCAAGATCTACGTTCCTTTCGCTTCTGATCCGGATGAACCGCTTGACATGCCGCTTGCTCGCGAATCCAAGATCTCCGAACAGCCGGCTCCGGTGATTGTGGCAGAAGCTATTGGGCTTGCTCTTTGGCAGTATGGGAGCGAAGGGCGCCAGCCAGCCATTGAACGCAGCAAGTTGTCCGTCAACCGCTGGACGCTACGGATGGTCGAGGATGGCGAAGTGGAATATGACTTCCCTCCGCTGGGTCGAATGTCACCGATTACAGACTTCACGtcaaacaacaacaatcgGGCAGGTGGCGCGCGAGGGAGGTCGAGAGGCAAGCAGTACGACGAGTTTGCGCTCGTTGAGGCGTCTCAGACAGATTTTGAGGAGAACGAGCGTCTGTATCCCAAGTTCAGCCAAGTTATGTCTGCTGAGGAGAGCAACGAGCCTGCTGCCGCACTTGCTGTGCCGCCAACTCAGCAACCTGCACAGTTCAAGGCACCGCCTGCTCGCTCCAACCCGATCCTGGGTCAGCCATTCTCGTCGGCTTTGAACGATAGTACTCTAACCCCGGCGGACCGTCCAGCAGTACCGGTGTCGCATGCCACGCCTCGCATGGGAGTGGCTAAGACAATAAAAGTGCGATTCATTAACTTGGAGGCCTCTACGCATGTTATGACTCTCAATACAACGACGGATAGCTACattgcagagcttctggacTCCGTCTGCAAGCGATGGGGTCTGGACAAGGGCAACTATCTCCTAAAGGTGATGGGGTCGAATACGGTAGCACCACTCGACCGTACAGTTGAAGCGTTGGGCAATATTACAGAGCTGGATCTGGTCCGGCGACGGTTCGGGGCCGGGCCGCTGACCTTGACGGGATCGCCGCACAGCTCTTCGCCAAATGCGCCGTTACTGATTGACAATGCCGGAAACccgaagaagagcaagaaggcCACTCAACGCATGCTTCACCCGCTGACACAGAAACCGGATCTTGTTGGTGGTTATTACAGACGATACCACGTGTTCCGAAAACAGTCCATGTCATTTACGGCCTCGAATCACCGGACACTCACATTTGACAACGACTACATGCACATCATGCCGCCGGACACTGGCAAGACAGTGTCAGATGCGAAGACACGATCGATCAGCTTCAACGACGTGGTCGGGTGTAAGGTGAGTCGGCGGCATCCGAAGAGTTTCCGGGTGGTGGTGCTTCGGGGGAACGATGCTACGGAACAGAAGCGGTATGATTTTGAGGCGAGGAATGCGCTGGAGGCGGTTGAGATTGTGGACGAGATTAAGAAGAACATGGCGCATTATCGGATTTAG
- the pkaC gene encoding cAMP-dependent protein kinase catalytic subunit pkaC (COG:T;~EggNog:ENOG410PHM9;~InterPro:IPR017441,IPR008271,IPR000961,IPR000719, IPR011009;~PFAM:PF07714,PF00069;~go_function: GO:0004672 - protein kinase activity [Evidence IEA];~go_function: GO:0004674 - protein serine/threonine kinase activity [Evidence IEA];~go_function: GO:0005524 - ATP binding [Evidence IEA];~go_process: GO:0006468 - protein phosphorylation [Evidence IEA]): MPNLGGLLKKRRTKDSHTLSKEVQESGAPMQATNNQSHHLSPATQQPQQSHGTSIQNLANFAQPDANEIAQPQAAQHRSQQEHQYNLHAAGGHQQQQQLHQPQAQQNNQQHAHQQQQQGRSDRVTKNKYSLEDFSLQRTLGTGSFGRVHLVQSTHNHRFYAMKVLKKAQVVKMKQIEHTNDERKMLSRARHPFLITLWGTWQDSRNLYMVMDFVEGGELFSLLRKSQRFPNPVAKFYAAEVTLALDYLHSQQIIYRDLKPENLLLDRHGHLKITDFGFAKEVPDITWTLCGTPDYLAPEVVSSKGYNKSVDWWSLGILIFEMLCGFTPFWDSGSPVKIYENILRGKIKYPPYLHPDAVDLLSQLVTADLTKRLGNLHGGSEDVKRHPWFAEVTWDRLARKDIDAPYVPPIRGGQGDASQYDRYPEETESYGLPGDDQHGHLFPDF, encoded by the exons ATGCCGAATCTCGGAGGGCTCTTGAAAAAACGGCGGACCAAGGATTCGCATACACTGTCGAAAGAGGTGCAAGAATCAG GCGCACCCATGCAAGCTACCAACAACCAATCCCACCACCTCTCCCCGGCGACCCAACAGCCGCAGCAGTCGCATGGCACCAGTATCCAGAATCTAGCCAATTTTGCCCAACCAGACGCCAATGAGATTGCCCAGCCGCAAGCCGCGCAGCACCGATCACAACAAGAACATCAGTATAATCTCCATGCCGCGGGTGGacatcagcagcagcaacaattACATCAACCGCAGGCCCAGCAGAACAATCAGCAACATGCgcaccaacaacagcagcaaggcCGGTCAGATCGCGTCACCAAGAACAAGTACTCGCTGGAGGACTTTTCCCTGCAACGTACGCTAGGTACCGGTAGTTTCGGTCGTGTGCATTTGGTGCAGTCGACACATAATCATCGGTTCTATGCCATGAAGGTCTTGAAGAAGGCGCAGGTGGTTAAGATGAAGCAAATCGAGCATACCAATGATGAGCGCAAGATGCTGAGTCGCGCCCGGCACCCGTTCTTGATTACGTTGTGGGGTACATGGCAGGATTCGCGGAATTTGTACATGGTCATGGACTTTGTCGAGGGTGGTGAACTTTTCAGCTTGCTGCGCAAGTCTCAG CGATTCCCCAACCCCGTTGCCAAGTTCTATGCCGCCGAGGTGACTCTTGCGCTGGATTATCTACACTCTCAACAGATCATTTACCGTGACCTCAAGCCGGAAAACCTGTTGCTGGACCGTCATGGTCACTTGAAGATTACCGACTTTGGATTCGCAAAGGAAGTCCCGGATATTACATGGACCCTTTGTGGTACGCCTGATTACCTTGCTCCGGAAGTGGTGTCGTCCAAGGGTTACAACAAATCGGTGGACTG GTGGTCACTGGGTATCTTGATCTTCGAAATGCTGTGCGGGTTTACGCCGTTCTGGGACAGCGGTTCGCCAGTCAAGATCTACGAGAACATTCTCCGCGGAAAGATCAAGTACCCGCCATACCTGCACCCCGATGCCGTTGACCTCCTTTCGCAGCTGGTCACCGCAGACTTAACCAAGCGTCTTGGTAATTTACACGGCGGCTCGGAGGATGTCAAGCGGCATCCGTGGTTCGCGGAGGTGACCTGGGATCGGTTAGCCAGGAAGGATATTGATGCTCCTTACGTGCCACCTATCCGGGGAGGACAGGGCGATGCCAGTCAGTACGACCGGTACCCTGAGGAGACGGAATCATACGGTCTTCCGGGTGATGACCA ACATGGTCATTTATTCCCTGACTTCTAG
- the tim13 gene encoding protein translocase subunit TIM13 (BUSCO:EOG09265PJ3;~COG:U;~EggNog:ENOG410PS0T;~InterPro:IPR004217,IPR035427,IPR039238;~PFAM:PF02953;~go_component: GO:0005758 - mitochondrial intermembrane space [Evidence IEA];~go_process: GO:0072321 - chaperone-mediated protein transport [Evidence IEA]) has translation MAIFGSSSGSSGNVDEIKSTIMKQLQQEAAVNNARQLIGKVNEHCFDKCIPAPGSTLSSSEEGCLSTCMEKYISLWNVASKSYIARVGKESKKYGSQETIAMNSLATGGD, from the exons ATGGCCATCTTCGGTTCCAGCTCCGGCTCGTCCGGCAACGTCGACGAGATCAAGTCCACCATCATGAAGCAACTGCAACAAGAAGCCGCCGTGAACAACGCCCGGCAATTGATCGGA AAAGTCAACGAGCACTGTTTCGACAAGTGCATCCCTGCCCCCGGCTCGACCCTCTCGTCCTCCGAAGAAGGCTGTCTGTCGACGTGTATGGAGAAGTACATTTCGCTGTGGAACGTTGCTAGCAAGAGCTACATTGCGCGGGTCGGAAAGGAGAGCAAGAAGTATGGGTCGCAGGAGACTATTGCTATGAACTCGTTGGCTACTGGTGGGGATTAA